A single Fusobacterium hominis DNA region contains:
- a CDS encoding DUF502 domain-containing protein — protein sequence MKRYFYTGLIALLPIVITVYIFNWIVGIMMSLLTHSFVTIVIHEILVKFVTEQEMDFYFQVLVYIISLVTMLVGTCLVGMTLQIVFVAKIMKKVKELFIKIPLIKQVYTTISQIIDIAVSDRQKSYQKAVLVQYPRKGVYSIGFLTSTDNFLLKDYIETEEKLCNVFIPTSPNPTSGMFIVVPQSEVKVLDIKTDDAIKLIISGGVILPEKKEDKNIEQ from the coding sequence ATGAAGAGATATTTTTATACAGGGTTGATAGCATTGCTACCAATAGTTATAACTGTATATATATTTAACTGGATTGTTGGAATTATGATGTCACTACTGACACATTCATTTGTAACAATTGTAATACATGAAATTTTAGTTAAATTTGTAACAGAGCAAGAAATGGATTTTTATTTTCAAGTACTGGTATATATTATATCTCTTGTTACAATGCTAGTGGGTACGTGTCTTGTGGGAATGACTCTACAAATAGTATTCGTTGCAAAAATAATGAAGAAAGTTAAGGAGTTATTTATTAAAATTCCTTTGATAAAACAAGTATATACAACAATAAGTCAAATTATAGATATTGCTGTATCGGACAGACAAAAGTCTTATCAAAAGGCTGTTTTAGTCCAATATCCTAGAAAAGGGGTATACAGTATAGGGTTTTTGACATCTACTGATAATTTTCTGTTAAAAGATTATATTGAAACAGAAGAAAAATTATGTAATGTTTTTATACCTACCTCACCAAATCCAACTTCAGGAATGTTTATAGTTGTTCCGCAAAGTGAAGTAAAAGTATTAGATATAAAAACAGATGATGCAATCAAGTTGATTATATCAGGAGGGGTTATTCTTCCAGAAAAGAAGGAGGATAAAAACATTGAACAGTAG
- a CDS encoding hemolysin family protein gives MDTYQNIVLLIILILISGFFSASETALTSFRSIHLEKLEEEKEFKKAELLKKWLKNPNEMLTGLLVGNNVVNILASSIATVVTMRVIGGNSTSSVAIATVGMTIIILIFGEITPKIIAKNQTIKVAEIVINVIYYLTIVLKPIIKILMFISRFIGRILGIDLKDDEALMITEDDIISFVNVGEAEGVIEEEEKEMIHSIVAFGETTAKEVMTPRTSMLAFEGNRTIDDVWEELMENGFSRIPIYEETIDNITGVLYVKDILEALKEKRTDVPIKNFARPGYFVPETKSITEILQDFRSMKVHIALVLDEYGGIVGLVTIEDLIEEITGEIRDEFDTEEEEFIHKIDDNTYQVDGMIDIETLDKELEIKLPVSEGYESLGGLIITVLRRLAEPGDEIVLEEVRLRVLEVEKKRVSKVLVEKNYKIEENRSEEQE, from the coding sequence TTGGACACGTACCAAAATATTGTACTGTTGATTATTTTAATTTTGATTTCTGGCTTTTTTTCCGCATCTGAGACAGCTCTTACTTCATTTAGAAGTATTCATTTAGAAAAGCTAGAAGAGGAAAAAGAATTTAAAAAAGCGGAGTTATTGAAAAAGTGGCTTAAAAATCCAAACGAGATGCTAACAGGTCTTCTTGTTGGAAATAATGTTGTTAACATACTTGCCTCATCTATAGCTACAGTAGTAACTATGAGGGTCATAGGTGGAAATTCAACTTCATCTGTTGCTATAGCAACTGTGGGAATGACTATTATAATACTTATCTTTGGAGAGATAACACCAAAGATAATAGCAAAAAATCAGACAATAAAAGTTGCTGAAATTGTAATTAATGTCATTTACTATTTGACTATAGTATTAAAACCTATAATTAAGATATTGATGTTTATATCAAGATTTATTGGAAGAATATTAGGAATAGATTTAAAAGATGATGAAGCATTGATGATAACAGAAGATGATATTATATCATTTGTAAACGTAGGAGAAGCAGAAGGGGTAATAGAAGAAGAGGAAAAAGAGATGATTCATTCTATTGTTGCTTTTGGAGAAACTACAGCAAAAGAAGTTATGACACCTAGAACATCTATGTTGGCATTTGAAGGAAACAGGACAATAGATGATGTTTGGGAAGAACTTATGGAAAATGGGTTCTCTAGAATCCCAATTTATGAAGAAACTATTGATAATATTACTGGTGTTTTATATGTAAAAGATATTTTGGAAGCATTGAAAGAGAAAAGAACAGATGTACCAATTAAAAATTTTGCAAGACCAGGATATTTTGTTCCTGAAACCAAATCAATAACTGAGATATTGCAAGATTTTAGAAGTATGAAAGTACATATAGCCCTTGTATTAGATGAATATGGAGGGATTGTTGGTCTAGTAACTATAGAAGATCTTATAGAGGAAATTACTGGAGAAATACGTGATGAATTTGATACGGAAGAAGAAGAGTTCATACATAAAATAGATGATAACACTTATCAAGTAGACGGAATGATAGACATAGAGACTCTAGATAAAGAGCTTGAAATCAAACTTCCTGTTTCTGAAGGATATGAAAGTTTAGGTGGACTCATTATTACTGTACTTAGAAGACTTGCTGAGCCTGGCGATGAAATTGTTCTTGAAGAAGTTAGACTAAGAGTTCTAGAAGTAGAAAAGAAAAGAGTTTCTAAGGTTTTAGTAGAAAAGAACTATAAAATCGAAGAAAATAGGAGCGAAGAGCAGGAATGA
- the accB gene encoding acetyl-CoA carboxylase biotin carboxyl carrier protein: MKIDVKTIRALAENIEKYKLNEVAIESEGVKLVIKKEKPERNIEYIQPQQIIPQVFIDGEAQEDKIEEAEENLNCEYITAPMVGTFYTSSAPGNPAFVRVGTEVVPGETLCIIEAMKLMNEVKAHKACKIVKILVEDGKVVKKGDKLFAIE, translated from the coding sequence ATGAAAATAGATGTAAAAACTATTAGAGCTTTAGCAGAAAATATTGAAAAATATAAATTAAATGAGGTAGCAATTGAAAGTGAAGGGGTAAAGCTTGTAATAAAAAAAGAAAAACCTGAAAGAAATATTGAATATATCCAGCCTCAACAAATAATTCCTCAAGTATTTATAGATGGTGAGGCACAAGAGGATAAAATAGAAGAAGCAGAGGAAAATTTAAACTGTGAGTATATAACTGCACCAATGGTAGGGACTTTTTATACGTCTTCAGCACCTGGAAATCCTGCTTTTGTAAGAGTAGGGACAGAGGTAGTTCCTGGAGAGACACTATGTATAATAGAAGCAATGAAGCTTATGAATGAAGTTAAAGCTCATAAAGCTTGTAAAATTGTTAAAATATTAGTGGAAGATGGAAAAGTTGTTAAAAAAGGGGATAAGTTATTTGCAATTGAATAA
- a CDS encoding ACT domain-containing protein, which yields MKKEEKREYYIVDKRILPNSIQSVIKVNDLVQHTNISKYEAIKKVGISRSTYYKYKDYIKPFFESGKDKVFNIHMSLIDKPGILAKILNIIAGEDMNVLTILQNIAVDGIAKSTISIQTTENMLRKIEGMLEKISEVEGVKDIRIIGSN from the coding sequence ATGAAAAAAGAAGAAAAAAGAGAGTATTATATAGTTGACAAGAGAATACTTCCAAATTCCATTCAAAGTGTGATTAAGGTTAATGATCTAGTGCAGCATACTAATATTTCAAAATACGAAGCGATAAAAAAAGTGGGAATAAGCAGAAGTACATATTACAAGTATAAAGATTACATAAAACCATTTTTTGAAAGTGGAAAAGATAAAGTTTTCAATATACATATGTCTTTAATTGATAAGCCAGGTATTCTAGCAAAAATATTAAATATAATTGCTGGAGAAGATATGAACGTTTTAACAATTCTTCAAAATATTGCTGTAGATGGAATAGCTAAATCAACTATTTCAATTCAAACAACAGAAAACATGTTGAGAAAAATAGAAGGAATGCTAGAAAAAATATCAGAAGTTGAAGGTGTTAAAGATATTAGAATAATTGGTAGCAATTAA
- the folD gene encoding bifunctional methylenetetrahydrofolate dehydrogenase/methenyltetrahydrofolate cyclohydrolase FolD, with protein sequence MTQILDGKTLAKNIRLGLKDEVEKLKEKTGKVPGLAIVLVGDNSASKIYVNSKIKGCNEIGIASFETFLPEDTKEEEVLNVIDELNKNEDINGILVQLPLPSHIDEKKVIDRIALEKDVDGFKPENLGLLLLNDKRSIHSCTPAGIMRLLDEYSINLKGLDAVIVGRSNIVGKPLAGLFINRSATVTICNSHTINLKEKTKNADVVVMAVGKAKMLTADMVKDGAIVIDVGINRTDTGIVGDVDFENVAPKTKFITPVPGGVGPMTVAMLFNNTLKAFKNKKNID encoded by the coding sequence ATGACTCAAATATTAGACGGGAAAACACTGGCAAAAAATATACGATTAGGATTAAAAGATGAAGTAGAAAAATTAAAAGAAAAAACAGGTAAAGTTCCTGGACTTGCAATTGTTTTAGTTGGTGATAATTCAGCTTCTAAGATATATGTAAATTCGAAGATAAAAGGATGTAATGAAATAGGAATAGCAAGTTTTGAAACATTTTTACCAGAAGATACAAAAGAAGAAGAAGTTTTAAATGTTATAGATGAATTAAATAAAAATGAAGATATAAATGGAATTTTAGTTCAACTTCCTCTTCCTTCTCATATAGATGAGAAAAAAGTAATAGATAGAATAGCTTTAGAAAAAGATGTAGATGGGTTTAAACCTGAAAATTTAGGTCTTTTACTATTAAATGATAAAAGAAGTATTCATTCGTGTACTCCTGCTGGAATTATGAGACTTTTAGATGAATATTCAATAAATTTAAAAGGTTTAGATGCTGTAATAGTAGGAAGAAGTAATATAGTTGGAAAACCATTAGCAGGTCTTTTTATCAACAGAAGTGCAACTGTGACAATATGCAATAGTCATACAATTAATTTAAAAGAAAAAACTAAAAATGCAGATGTTGTGGTAATGGCAGTTGGAAAAGCTAAAATGCTTACTGCTGACATGGTAAAAGATGGTGCTATAGTAATAGATGTAGGAATAAATAGGACAGATACTGGAATAGTTGGAGATGTTGATTTTGAAAATGTAGCACCTAAAACAAAATTTATTACTCCAGTTCCTGGTGGAGTTGGACCTATGACAGTAGCAATGCTTTTTAATAATACACTTAAAGCTTTTAAAAATAAAAAAAACATAGATTAA
- the fmt gene encoding methionyl-tRNA formyltransferase, with product MRILFMGTPDFAVPCFDILRSKYDIVGAFTKIDKPNMRGKKIKYTPVKEYALEHEIPIYQPNSLKTKETQDLIRDLNPDLIVVVAYGKILPKEVIDIPKYGVINVHSSLLPKYRGAAPINAALIHGEEETGVSIMYIAEELDAGDVILTKKTKITDKDNFQTLHDRLRDLGAQGLLEAVELIEQGKAPRYVQDHNSATFVKPFSKDDCKIDWSKTEREIFNFVRGMNPFPAAFSICNDKIFKIYAVEENFKVYEDGVPGQVVDKIKKKGLVVKTGNGSVVLTQVKPENKKVLTGVDIMNGNILQLGDRFE from the coding sequence ATGAGAATACTTTTTATGGGAACTCCCGATTTTGCAGTTCCGTGTTTTGATATATTAAGATCAAAATATGATATAGTGGGAGCTTTTACAAAAATAGACAAACCTAATATGAGGGGTAAAAAAATAAAATATACTCCTGTAAAAGAATATGCACTAGAACATGAAATTCCAATATATCAACCTAATTCATTAAAAACAAAAGAAACACAGGATTTAATAAGAGATTTAAATCCAGATTTAATTGTGGTAGTAGCTTATGGAAAAATACTGCCAAAAGAAGTTATAGATATACCAAAGTATGGAGTTATAAATGTACATTCTTCATTGCTTCCTAAATATAGAGGGGCAGCTCCTATAAATGCAGCACTTATACATGGAGAAGAAGAAACAGGAGTTAGTATTATGTATATAGCTGAAGAGCTAGATGCTGGAGATGTTATTTTAACTAAAAAAACTAAGATAACAGATAAAGATAATTTCCAAACTCTTCACGATAGATTAAGGGATCTTGGAGCACAAGGACTTTTAGAAGCAGTTGAATTAATTGAGCAAGGAAAAGCTCCAAGATATGTTCAAGATCATAATAGTGCAACATTTGTAAAACCTTTTTCAAAGGACGATTGCAAAATTGATTGGTCAAAGACAGAAAGAGAAATATTTAATTTTGTTAGAGGAATGAACCCTTTTCCAGCAGCATTTTCAATTTGTAACGATAAAATTTTTAAAATATATGCAGTGGAAGAAAATTTTAAAGTTTATGAAGATGGTGTTCCTGGACAAGTTGTTGATAAGATAAAGAAAAAAGGTTTGGTTGTGAAAACTGGAAATGGAAGTGTTGTATTAACTCAAGTTAAACCTGAAAATAAAAAAGTTTTAACAGGTGTTGATATAATGAATGGTAATATATTACAACTTGGAGATAGATTTGAATAG
- the nrdR gene encoding transcriptional regulator NrdR yields the protein MKCPFCNSEDTKVVDSRSFMDGYSIKRRRECINCQKRFTTYEKVEEIPLYIVKKDKRRERFDRNKLLRGLTAATIKRNISREDLETFVLEIEKTIQNSLQNEISTKDLGEMVMERLLEIDQVAYVRFVSVYKEFNDIKSFIEIVEKISDNSNNKERQEKD from the coding sequence ATGAAATGCCCATTTTGTAATTCTGAAGATACAAAAGTTGTTGATAGTCGATCTTTTATGGACGGTTATTCAATAAAAAGACGTCGTGAATGTATTAATTGTCAAAAAAGATTTACAACATATGAAAAGGTGGAAGAAATACCCTTATACATAGTAAAAAAAGATAAAAGACGTGAAAGATTTGATAGAAATAAACTACTTAGAGGATTAACAGCAGCAACAATTAAAAGAAATATCAGTCGTGAAGACCTTGAAACTTTTGTTCTTGAAATAGAAAAAACTATTCAAAATTCTTTACAAAATGAAATAAGCACAAAAGATCTTGGTGAGATGGTAATGGAAAGGTTATTAGAAATTGATCAAGTAGCATATGTAAGATTTGTTTCAGTTTATAAAGAATTTAATGACATTAAATCTTTTATAGAAATAGTTGAAAAAATAAGTGATAATAGTAACAATAAAGAAAGGCAGGAAAAGGATTAA
- a CDS encoding PTS sugar transporter subunit IIA: MINMVKITDYMSEDLISLDLKSETKAEVLIELSKLMEKSPNIEEGDNIVYRALVDREKIGSTGIGKGVAIPHAKTEGAKGLTIAFGISKKKIDFNSLDNENVSIFFVFASPNKDSQVYLKVLARISRLIREESFREGLLKCKTAKEVIEYIEKKESE, encoded by the coding sequence ATGATTAATATGGTAAAAATTACTGACTATATGTCAGAAGATTTGATTTCTCTTGATCTAAAATCTGAAACCAAAGCTGAGGTTTTAATAGAACTTTCAAAGTTAATGGAAAAATCTCCTAATATTGAAGAGGGAGATAATATAGTATATAGAGCATTGGTGGATAGAGAGAAAATAGGAAGCACAGGAATAGGAAAAGGTGTAGCAATTCCACATGCTAAAACAGAAGGAGCAAAAGGTCTTACAATAGCTTTTGGAATAAGCAAGAAAAAAATCGACTTTAACTCATTAGATAATGAAAATGTCAGTATATTTTTTGTTTTTGCATCACCAAATAAAGATAGCCAAGTGTACTTAAAAGTATTAGCAAGAATATCTAGATTAATAAGAGAAGAAAGTTTTAGAGAAGGACTTCTTAAGTGTAAAACTGCTAAAGAAGTAATTGAGTACATTGAAAAAAAAGAATCTGAATAA
- the recO gene encoding DNA repair protein RecO, translated as MINFITDEGIVINKTDFGEADRYVTVFTKNFGKIIFFIKGIRKSKKREVSAVDTLTYSSFTFYKKKESYMISNLQSLDSYFELKGDLDNLGLGLYILSILNTILVENNRKKNLFKITVKSLDYLKTSKDIKNNYILIAYYLHYIIKDEGLKIEKGEGLNFSFRNSTFVKINEDFSFKVSLEQKEIVVKILEGKVKELIKGKYLIKDIMRVISLFEKYLNFQFGIELRMKNYIMGVEND; from the coding sequence ATGATTAATTTTATAACAGATGAAGGAATTGTTATAAATAAGACTGATTTTGGTGAGGCAGATAGGTATGTAACAGTATTTACAAAAAATTTTGGAAAAATAATTTTTTTTATAAAAGGGATAAGAAAGAGTAAAAAAAGAGAAGTAAGTGCAGTAGATACACTTACATACTCAAGTTTTACATTTTATAAAAAAAAAGAGTCTTATATGATTTCAAATCTTCAAAGTTTAGATTCATATTTTGAACTAAAGGGGGATCTTGATAATTTAGGACTTGGATTATATATACTAAGTATTTTAAATACAATTTTAGTAGAAAATAACAGAAAGAAAAATCTTTTTAAAATTACTGTAAAAAGCTTAGATTACTTAAAAACTAGCAAAGATATAAAAAATAATTATATTTTAATAGCTTATTATCTCCATTATATAATCAAAGATGAAGGGCTTAAAATAGAAAAAGGTGAAGGATTAAACTTTTCATTTAGAAATTCAACTTTTGTTAAGATAAATGAAGATTTTAGTTTTAAAGTTTCATTAGAACAAAAAGAAATAGTTGTAAAAATCTTAGAGGGCAAGGTAAAAGAACTTATAAAGGGGAAATATTTGATAAAAGATATTATGCGGGTGATATCACTTTTTGAAAAATATCTTAATTTTCAATTTGGGATAGAGCTGAGAATGAAAAATTATATTATGGGGGTAGAGAATGATTAA
- a CDS encoding LolA family protein has product MKFLKIIFFFLFSITIFASVKSLGEIQTLVINIEETTYINKKVKTSEYILKFVKPNKIRKEIISPDLNKGEIYIYKNNEKIVYLPLFEQVTKEEVNSDENDVVNAINYILDIETKDSKLSKEYYSGKLKTLTLENGNKIGIGKLIKIDGYLLPQDCTIYDGDLEIAKLKIKEYKINVPIEEREFNLDD; this is encoded by the coding sequence ATGAAATTCTTGAAAATAATATTTTTTTTCTTGTTCAGTATAACTATATTTGCTTCAGTTAAAAGTTTAGGTGAAATCCAAACTTTAGTTATTAACATTGAAGAAACAACTTATATAAATAAGAAAGTAAAAACTAGCGAATATATATTGAAGTTTGTTAAACCAAATAAAATTAGAAAAGAAATTATTAGTCCAGATTTAAATAAAGGTGAGATATACATTTATAAAAATAATGAAAAAATAGTATATTTACCACTATTTGAACAAGTGACAAAAGAAGAAGTAAATTCAGATGAAAATGATGTGGTGAATGCAATTAACTACATTTTAGATATTGAAACAAAAGATTCTAAACTTTCTAAAGAGTACTACAGTGGGAAATTAAAAACTTTAACTTTAGAAAATGGAAATAAAATAGGAATAGGAAAACTTATAAAAATAGATGGTTATTTATTACCACAAGATTGTACTATATATGATGGCGATTTAGAAATTGCTAAACTAAAAATCAAAGAGTATAAAATAAATGTTCCAATTGAAGAAAGGGAGTTTAATTTAGATGATTAA
- the mreC gene encoding rod shape-determining protein MreC: MLLILVGIVVLFGLFQGIVNYGVDLISYIVFPVQKKVYQMGNYVKDTSDAVAKYKEILKENELLKEENIKYERAVTRNIQLVQENLRLRNILGMKEEKQLDVIVAKVNFKNHNNLYERFYIDLGKNDNIKKNMIVLSDDNKLIGRIGRVYSDYSVVDMITGENSNVSGLSDSNMLGVVKGSNEDDGTLYFEPNTFQNTLHVGEKIYTSGISDIYPKGIYIGEIAQIDDVQGDVFRSIKVKNDVDVLNLNEVLILIPKDKKEEKKK, translated from the coding sequence TTGTTATTGATATTAGTCGGAATAGTAGTTTTATTTGGTTTATTTCAAGGAATTGTTAATTATGGAGTAGACTTAATAAGTTATATTGTATTTCCAGTACAAAAAAAAGTTTACCAGATGGGAAATTATGTAAAAGATACATCTGATGCAGTGGCAAAATATAAAGAGATTTTAAAAGAAAATGAATTGTTAAAAGAAGAAAATATAAAATATGAAAGAGCTGTTACTAGAAATATTCAGCTAGTACAAGAAAATCTCAGGTTGAGAAACATATTAGGAATGAAAGAAGAAAAACAACTAGATGTAATAGTAGCTAAAGTGAATTTTAAAAATCACAATAATCTCTATGAAAGATTTTATATAGATTTAGGAAAAAATGATAATATTAAAAAAAATATGATTGTTTTATCTGATGATAATAAACTTATTGGAAGAATAGGAAGAGTATATAGTGATTATTCAGTAGTTGATATGATTACTGGAGAAAACTCTAATGTGAGTGGGCTAAGTGATAGCAATATGCTAGGTGTAGTAAAGGGAAGTAATGAAGATGATGGAACTTTATACTTTGAACCTAATACTTTTCAAAATACTTTACATGTAGGTGAAAAGATATATACATCTGGAATAAGTGATATTTATCCTAAAGGAATTTATATTGGTGAAATAGCTCAAATTGACGATGTTCAAGGAGATGTATTTAGAAGTATAAAAGTTAAAAATGATGTAGATGTTTTAAATCTAAATGAGGTTTTAATTTTAATACCAAAGGATAAAAAAGAGGAGAAAAAGAAATGA
- a CDS encoding M20/M25/M40 family metallo-hydrolase yields MNKERLIDNFIHMVKIASPSKDERQVADYLKQQLEELGMEVYEDDAGYKVGGNTGNIVGILKAPGKKKVLLSAHMDTVLPCENINPVIDNGIIRTDGTTILGGDDKAGIADIIEAIRVIKEKDYDHPEIIVVFSICEELGLLGAKNFEIEKYSPDYSFILDSGGKAGVAIIQTPYSAKGEIVVIGKSAHAGIDPETGVNALTVAAHVITKLKLGRIDSETTSNIGMVRGGEAINIVMAEVTLKYEARSFSKEKLENLLKDTQEKFDKITKQFGATYEYNVDRGYPGYHLKDDEEIVSYFRKACEKMGIECITKSTGGGSDSNIYTGKGYKAMTIGVGMSKVHTKEEFIAIEDLYQTTELLIELLKGIA; encoded by the coding sequence TTGAATAAAGAAAGATTAATAGATAATTTTATACATATGGTAAAAATAGCATCACCTTCTAAAGATGAAAGACAAGTTGCAGATTATTTAAAGCAACAGTTAGAAGAGTTAGGTATGGAAGTTTATGAAGATGATGCTGGATATAAAGTGGGTGGAAACACAGGAAATATAGTAGGTATTTTAAAAGCACCTGGTAAGAAAAAAGTATTATTAAGTGCACATATGGATACAGTATTACCTTGTGAAAATATTAATCCAGTAATAGATAATGGAATTATAAGAACAGATGGAACAACTATTTTAGGTGGAGATGATAAAGCTGGAATAGCTGATATTATAGAAGCTATTAGAGTTATCAAAGAGAAAGATTATGACCATCCTGAAATTATAGTTGTATTTTCTATTTGTGAAGAGTTAGGACTTTTAGGTGCTAAAAACTTTGAGATTGAAAAATATAGTCCAGATTATTCTTTTATTTTAGACTCAGGTGGAAAAGCTGGGGTAGCAATTATACAAACTCCATATAGTGCAAAAGGAGAGATTGTAGTAATTGGCAAATCGGCTCATGCTGGTATTGATCCTGAGACAGGTGTAAATGCCTTAACAGTTGCAGCTCATGTAATAACAAAATTAAAACTTGGAAGAATAGATTCTGAAACTACTTCTAATATTGGAATGGTAAGAGGTGGAGAAGCTATTAATATAGTTATGGCAGAAGTTACATTAAAGTACGAGGCAAGAAGTTTTTCTAAAGAAAAATTGGAGAATTTATTGAAAGATACACAAGAAAAATTCGATAAAATTACTAAGCAATTTGGAGCAACTTATGAGTATAATGTAGATAGAGGATATCCTGGTTATCATTTAAAAGATGACGAAGAAATTGTAAGTTATTTTAGAAAAGCGTGTGAAAAAATGGGCATTGAGTGTATTACTAAATCTACTGGTGGAGGAAGTGATTCAAATATTTATACAGGAAAAGGATATAAAGCAATGACTATTGGAGTAGGAATGAGCAAGGTACATACAAAAGAGGAATTTATAGCAATAGAAGATCTGTATCAAACTACAGAATTATTGATAGAATTATTAAAGGGAATAGCATAA
- the glpX gene encoding class II fructose-bisphosphatase — MKRELALEFARVTEAAALAAHKWVGRGDKEAADQAAVDAMRTMLNRISIDGEIVIGEGEIDEAPMLYIGEKVGIANQQNHEIEAGETADECSPVDIAVDPVEGTRMTAQGQANAITVLAVADKGSFLKAPDMYMEKLIVGPEAKGVIDLNKPLMENINNVAKALKKELNELMIVILDKPRHAQIIKDLQKLGIKVYALPDGDVAGSLLTCLVDSDVDILYGIGGAPEGVISAAVIRALGGDMQARLKLRSEVKGVTLENDKISTFEKRRCEEMGLVVGEVLKMDDLVKDDEVIFSATGITSGDVLEGIKRKGNIARTQTLVVRGRTKTIRYINSIHNLDFKDSKISHLVK; from the coding sequence ATGAAAAGAGAATTAGCACTTGAATTTGCTAGAGTTACCGAGGCAGCAGCACTAGCAGCTCACAAATGGGTAGGTAGAGGAGACAAAGAAGCAGCAGACCAAGCAGCTGTTGACGCCATGAGAACTATGCTAAATAGAATTTCTATTGACGGAGAAATAGTAATAGGAGAAGGGGAAATAGATGAAGCTCCTATGTTATATATTGGAGAGAAAGTTGGAATAGCTAATCAACAAAATCATGAAATTGAAGCTGGAGAAACTGCAGATGAATGTTCACCTGTTGATATAGCAGTAGATCCAGTTGAAGGAACTAGAATGACAGCTCAAGGGCAAGCTAATGCAATAACAGTTCTTGCAGTTGCAGATAAAGGAAGTTTTTTAAAAGCACCTGATATGTACATGGAAAAATTAATAGTTGGTCCAGAAGCAAAAGGTGTAATTGATTTAAATAAACCTTTAATGGAAAATATAAATAATGTAGCAAAAGCATTAAAAAAAGAGTTAAATGAGCTTATGATAGTTATTTTAGATAAGCCAAGACATGCTCAAATTATAAAAGACTTACAAAAATTAGGAATTAAAGTATATGCTTTACCAGATGGAGACGTTGCAGGGTCATTACTTACTTGTCTTGTAGATTCTGATGTAGATATACTATATGGTATAGGAGGAGCTCCAGAAGGAGTTATTTCTGCTGCTGTTATAAGAGCATTAGGTGGAGATATGCAAGCTAGATTGAAACTTAGAAGTGAAGTTAAAGGTGTAACTCTTGAAAATGATAAAATATCTACTTTTGAAAAAAGAAGATGTGAAGAAATGGGACTTGTTGTTGGAGAAGTTTTAAAAATGGATGATCTTGTAAAAGATGATGAAGTTATATTCTCAGCTACAGGAATAACAAGTGGAGATGTATTAGAAGGAATTAAGAGAAAAGGTAATATTGCTAGAACACAAACTTTAGTAGTAAGAGGAAGAACTAAAACTATAAGATATATAAATTCAATTCATAATCTTGATTTTAAAGATTCAAAAATAAGTCATTTAGTAAAATAA
- a CDS encoding FtsB family cell division protein — protein sequence MKKWIISNVMFIICLALTINFLFPPIYRSWLKIQKLDEDVMILLARIENLKHKIASYKDRIDIMDDEFQREKVARNKLQMIKDQEEIYRFINKKQEEL from the coding sequence TTGAAAAAATGGATAATTTCTAATGTTATGTTTATAATTTGTTTAGCATTGACAATTAATTTTCTTTTTCCACCTATATATAGAAGTTGGTTAAAAATTCAAAAATTAGATGAAGATGTAATGATTTTATTAGCTAGAATTGAAAATCTTAAACATAAAATTGCAAGTTATAAAGATAGAATAGATATTATGGATGATGAATTTCAAAGAGAAAAAGTAGCCAGAAACAAATTGCAAATGATAAAGGATCAAGAAGAAATCTATAGATTTATTAATAAAAAACAGGAGGAATTATGA